One Peptostreptococcus equinus genomic window carries:
- a CDS encoding YitT family protein, producing the protein MLKKITIVELGTFIMAFGIYNFYYQNGITEGGVLGIFLILKNVFDIEISLANIIIDGLLLLLGFKFYGKKFLGLTLLSTSTFSIFTAIFEKIGFVMTINNNIIAAILGGLCVGIGCGLIINTGAAGGGDDIVALIVSKFSKFRISTVYLITDISILFLSLTYLPINKMIYSILAVIVSGQIVGFLYKFNHSETSIDYDIKNEELAKIAA; encoded by the coding sequence ATGCTAAAAAAAATTACAATAGTAGAGTTAGGAACATTTATAATGGCTTTTGGTATTTACAATTTTTATTATCAGAATGGTATTACTGAAGGCGGAGTTTTAGGTATATTCTTAATACTTAAAAATGTATTTGATATAGAGATATCATTAGCTAATATTATAATAGATGGTTTATTACTATTATTAGGATTTAAATTTTATGGTAAAAAATTCCTGGGATTAACACTTTTATCTACAAGTACTTTTTCAATCTTTACAGCTATATTCGAAAAGATTGGATTTGTTATGACTATAAATAACAATATAATCGCTGCTATTTTAGGTGGTTTATGTGTAGGTATTGGATGCGGTTTAATAATAAATACAGGAGCTGCAGGTGGGGGAGACGATATAGTCGCGTTAATAGTATCTAAATTTTCTAAATTTAGAATATCAACTGTATATCTTATAACAGATATTAGTATACTTTTTTTATCTTTAACTTATTTGCCTATAAATAAAATGATTTACTCCATATTAGCAGTTATAGTAAGTGGACAAATAGTTGGATTTTTATACAAGTTTAACCATTCAGAAACTTCAATTGATTACGATATTAAAAATGAAGAATTGGCAAAAATTGCCGCTTAA
- a CDS encoding alpha/beta fold hydrolase, which translates to MLFETFGDKDKPVALLIHGIFYPGSTSYKTLIPLLEKDYYVLVPHLEGINYPVSKFISSMEQSNEIVKWLKENNINKISFLLGSSFGTSVAFELMKELWLQIDIVAFDGPTLKNSKYRGTLFYMELNKLVGDIKKYGMKAFDKWPRYNHISTEDKIYIKNVFENISSETIKKIAFSCYHYKLPSQLFRENTKITFLIGDRDRSKKNLPELKILAAGDIKIIKDMSHLEFMFKNPLKFLEECGLYLDNK; encoded by the coding sequence ATGTTATTTGAAACATTTGGAGATAAAGATAAACCAGTTGCTTTATTGATACACGGTATCTTTTATCCAGGTAGCACTAGCTACAAAACTTTAATTCCTTTATTAGAAAAGGATTATTATGTTCTAGTTCCGCATCTTGAGGGTATAAACTATCCTGTAAGTAAGTTTATATCGTCAATGGAACAATCAAATGAAATAGTTAAATGGTTGAAAGAAAATAATATTAATAAAATAAGCTTTTTACTTGGTTCATCTTTTGGCACATCAGTGGCATTCGAGCTAATGAAAGAATTATGGTTGCAAATTGATATTGTAGCATTTGATGGTCCTACCTTAAAAAATAGTAAATATAGAGGAACTCTATTCTATATGGAGCTTAATAAATTAGTAGGTGATATCAAAAAGTATGGCATGAAAGCATTTGATAAATGGCCAAGATACAATCATATATCAACAGAGGATAAAATTTATATAAAAAATGTGTTTGAAAATATATCTTCTGAAACTATAAAAAAAATAGCATTTTCGTGTTATCACTATAAATTGCCATCTCAGCTATTTAGGGAGAACACAAAAATTACTTTCTTGATAGGAGATAGGGATAGATCAAAGAAAAATTTACCAGAACTAAAGATTTTGGCAGCAGGCGATATTAAAATAATTAAGGACATGAGTCATTTAGAATTCATGTTCAAAAATCCATTAAAATTCCTAGAAGAATGTGGATTATATTTGGACAATAAATAA
- a CDS encoding 3'-5' exonuclease, translating to MDKAIINYEHSLEFPKEYVALDIEATSNANYNFLIEISAYKVKNGDIIDSLNTIVKPPIHRRLKYKRSKVSSHILHNGEKIYYVDAFIEKLTGIDNNMIYNGLEEKKAIKKLEKFIGNLTIIGHGVNNDLAILDQAYLRVLKYPLKNNFIDTFTLALFLDNIEYSLSRLCDKYSIVNENVHRAYSDSLCTYKCYEELIKEINYKFHNHKESLFAEWMQDRKLKSIKILKNKTMKNINSKNWSNLLDSFLDKSFKEDNFLNKNIYFDIELEQKKFKDIKNILKKYNCTINRKLNISTNFLICDLDSKSFLDDSIQQVIKMNKSGKNIKILDIRLLKNILFNIFNLDTDNSNESIINNKIQISNLNNDNYTFTEDKTNNSASNNQLDKFNQDDFFTKKRIYFYNKLQDVCTKEYIEKLKDLDAIICNEFDRHIDYIIVGESKEKNIFIESEICDHLIFYLSLGYNIKLINEQNFLKHFI from the coding sequence ATGGATAAGGCGATTATTAATTATGAACACAGCCTGGAATTTCCAAAAGAATATGTGGCACTTGACATCGAGGCCACATCTAATGCCAACTATAATTTTTTAATTGAAATAAGTGCCTATAAAGTTAAAAATGGAGATATAATTGATTCACTAAATACTATTGTAAAACCACCAATTCATAGGAGGCTAAAGTATAAAAGATCAAAGGTTTCATCTCATATTCTCCATAATGGAGAAAAAATATATTATGTAGATGCCTTTATTGAAAAACTAACAGGCATAGATAATAATATGATTTATAATGGTTTAGAAGAAAAAAAGGCAATAAAGAAATTAGAGAAATTTATAGGTAATCTAACCATAATAGGTCATGGTGTGAATAACGATCTTGCTATTTTAGACCAAGCATACTTACGAGTACTAAAATATCCCTTGAAAAATAATTTTATAGATACATTTACCTTAGCTCTTTTTTTAGATAATATAGAATATTCTTTAAGTAGGTTATGTGATAAATATTCTATTGTGAATGAAAATGTACATAGAGCTTATTCAGACTCTCTATGTACATATAAATGCTATGAAGAATTAATAAAAGAAATAAACTATAAGTTTCATAATCATAAAGAAAGCCTATTTGCAGAATGGATGCAAGATAGAAAATTAAAATCCATTAAAATTCTTAAGAATAAAACTATGAAAAATATTAACTCAAAAAACTGGAGTAATTTATTGGACTCCTTTTTAGATAAAAGTTTTAAAGAAGATAATTTTTTGAATAAAAATATATACTTTGATATAGAACTAGAACAAAAAAAATTTAAAGATATAAAAAATATATTAAAAAAATACAATTGCACTATTAATAGAAAATTAAATATATCAACAAATTTTTTAATATGCGATTTAGATAGTAAATCATTTTTAGACGATTCAATACAGCAAGTTATAAAAATGAATAAAAGTGGTAAAAATATAAAAATACTTGATATAAGATTACTTAAAAACATATTATTCAATATATTTAATCTGGATACAGATAATTCAAATGAAAGTATAATAAATAATAAAATTCAAATATCTAACCTTAATAATGATAATTACACTTTTACTGAAGATAAAACCAATAATTCAGCCAGTAATAACCAACTTGATAAATTCAATCAAGATGATTTCTTTACAAAAAAAAGAATATATTTTTATAATAAGTTACAAGATGTCTGTACAAAAGAATATATAGAAAAACTAAAAGACTTGGATGCTATCATCTGCAATGAGTTTGATAGACATATTGATTATATTATAGTTGGTGAAAGTAAGGAAAAAAATATATTTATAGAATCTGAAATATGTGACCATTTAATATTTTATTTAAGCTTGGGCTATAATATAAAATTAATAAATGAACAAAATTTCTTAAAGCATTTTATATAA
- a CDS encoding phospho-sugar mutase has translation MNYKKAYNQWLESDYYDKETKDELLSIKDDEKEIEDRFYKDLEFGTAGLRGVIEAGRNRMNKYTIRKTSFGLANYFINNFSDAKERGIVIAHDNRNMSREFCIEAARTIASTGMKVYYFEDLRTTPMLSFSVRELKCIGGIVITASHNPPEYNGYKVYGENGSQIMPEIAKSILMEVDKIKDMYTIPEFKKEFESNMILLDKDMDEKFIKAVEKNSIRKDMLEKHAKDLNIVYSPLCGTGRIPVSRVLKDIGVGKLIIVKEEEMPDPNFAGINKPNPEEATALNRGIKVLIEKEADLLVATDPDCDRVGVAIRDKNNQIILLTGNQIGGLLTEYIIKSLVDCNKLPENPLLIKTIVTSEFGADIAKSMNVDVENILTGFKFLGEKVTNYEKNGKKNFIFGYEESYGYLLGSQCKDKDAVVSTMMIAEMATYYKSQSMDLNDALESLYKKYGYYREKTTSIFLEGKDGSQKINRIMDIIRNNPITNIGEYSVEEILDFQNGIDGFPKSNVLKYILDDNSWLALRPSGTEPKIKIYIGTHNQEDRVALDKLDLIDNFISELINKID, from the coding sequence ATGAACTACAAAAAAGCATATAATCAATGGTTAGAATCTGATTATTATGATAAAGAAACAAAGGATGAATTATTAAGTATTAAAGATGATGAAAAAGAAATAGAAGATAGATTTTATAAAGATCTTGAATTTGGTACCGCGGGTCTAAGAGGAGTAATAGAGGCTGGTAGAAATAGAATGAATAAATATACGATAAGAAAGACATCGTTTGGACTAGCAAATTATTTTATAAATAATTTTTCTGATGCCAAAGAGCGTGGTATAGTAATAGCTCATGACAATAGAAATATGTCTAGAGAATTTTGTATTGAAGCTGCAAGAACTATAGCTTCAACAGGCATGAAAGTATATTATTTTGAAGATTTAAGAACCACACCTATGCTATCATTTTCAGTAAGAGAATTGAAATGTATTGGTGGTATCGTAATCACTGCAAGCCATAATCCACCTGAATATAATGGTTATAAGGTATATGGCGAAAATGGTTCACAGATAATGCCAGAAATAGCAAAGAGCATTTTGATGGAAGTCGATAAAATAAAAGATATGTATACCATACCAGAATTCAAAAAAGAATTTGAATCCAATATGATATTACTTGATAAAGATATGGATGAGAAATTTATCAAAGCTGTGGAAAAAAATAGCATAAGAAAAGATATGCTAGAAAAGCATGCTAAAGATCTAAATATTGTATATTCACCTCTTTGTGGTACAGGTAGAATACCAGTATCGAGAGTATTAAAAGATATAGGAGTAGGTAAATTAATTATTGTAAAAGAAGAAGAAATGCCAGATCCAAATTTTGCTGGCATAAATAAACCGAATCCAGAAGAAGCAACTGCTCTAAATAGAGGTATAAAGGTTTTAATAGAAAAAGAAGCTGATTTGCTAGTTGCAACTGATCCAGATTGTGATAGAGTAGGGGTGGCTATTAGAGACAAAAATAACCAAATTATACTACTTACTGGAAATCAAATCGGTGGACTATTAACTGAGTATATAATAAAGTCACTTGTAGATTGCAATAAATTGCCAGAAAATCCGCTATTAATAAAAACTATTGTTACATCTGAATTCGGTGCTGATATAGCAAAATCTATGAATGTCGATGTAGAAAACATACTTACTGGTTTTAAATTCCTTGGAGAAAAAGTAACCAATTACGAAAAAAATGGAAAGAAAAATTTTATATTTGGATATGAAGAGAGCTATGGATATCTCTTGGGAAGTCAATGTAAAGACAAAGATGCTGTTGTATCTACAATGATGATAGCGGAGATGGCAACTTACTATAAATCTCAATCAATGGATTTAAATGATGCCTTAGAATCTTTATATAAGAAATATGGATATTATAGAGAAAAAACTACTTCTATATTCTTAGAAGGTAAAGATGGTAGCCAAAAAATCAATAGAATCATGGATATTATTAGAAATAATCCTATAACAAATATTGGGGAGTATAGTGTAGAAGAAATATTAGACTTCCAAAACGGTATTGATGGTTTCCCAAAATCTAATGTGTTGAAATATATTTTAGATGATAATTCTTGGCTGGCACTTAGGCCTTCTGGTACAGAACCAAAGATAAAAATCTATATAGGTACTCATAACCAAGAAGATAGAGTTGCACTTGATAAATTGGATTTAATAGATAACTTTATAAGTGAATTAATAAATAAAATAGACTAG
- a CDS encoding iron-containing alcohol dehydrogenase, which produces MARFTLPRDLYHGKGAIEALKTFPGKKAIVCVGGGSMKRFGFLDKIVAYLEEAGMQVKIFEGIEPDPSIDTVMRGAKEMLAFEPDWIVAVGGGSPIDAAKAMWIKYEYPEVGFEDMCKVFGLPKLRNKAHFCAISSTSGTATEVTAFSIITDYEKGIKYPIADFEITPDVAIVDPDLAHTMPKKLVAHTGMDAITHAIEAYVSTANCDFTDPLALHAIKLIQEHLVKSYNEDMASRDIMHNAQCLAGMAFSNALLGIVHSMAHKTGAIFQDFGDGAHIIHGAANAMYLPKVIAFNAKDKETAKRYVEIANFMGLEGNSDDDKIKSLIEYLRDMNDQLNIPHCIKNYGADSFPTEQGFVPEDVFLERVHDIAVNAIDDACTGSNPRQPSVDEMVELLKCCYYDTEVNF; this is translated from the coding sequence ATGGCAAGATTTACTTTACCAAGAGATTTATATCATGGAAAAGGAGCCATAGAAGCTTTAAAAACGTTTCCAGGTAAAAAAGCAATAGTATGCGTTGGTGGTGGTTCAATGAAGAGATTTGGTTTCTTGGATAAGATAGTGGCTTATCTTGAAGAAGCTGGTATGCAAGTAAAAATTTTTGAAGGAATTGAGCCAGATCCATCTATTGACACTGTCATGAGAGGCGCTAAAGAAATGTTAGCATTTGAACCAGATTGGATTGTAGCAGTTGGTGGCGGTTCTCCAATAGATGCTGCAAAAGCTATGTGGATTAAATACGAATACCCTGAAGTAGGTTTTGAAGATATGTGTAAGGTATTTGGATTACCTAAATTACGTAATAAAGCACATTTTTGCGCAATTTCTTCTACATCAGGTACAGCAACTGAAGTAACTGCATTCTCAATAATAACAGATTATGAAAAAGGTATAAAATATCCTATAGCTGATTTTGAAATAACTCCTGATGTTGCTATAGTAGATCCAGACTTAGCTCATACAATGCCAAAAAAATTAGTAGCTCATACTGGTATGGATGCAATTACTCATGCTATAGAAGCTTATGTATCAACAGCTAACTGTGATTTTACTGATCCATTAGCACTTCATGCGATAAAATTGATACAAGAACACCTAGTAAAATCATACAATGAAGACATGGCTAGTAGAGATATAATGCATAATGCACAGTGCCTTGCTGGTATGGCTTTCTCAAATGCTTTACTTGGAATTGTACACTCAATGGCTCATAAAACAGGAGCTATATTCCAAGATTTTGGTGATGGTGCACATATTATACATGGTGCAGCAAATGCAATGTATCTACCTAAGGTAATAGCTTTTAATGCAAAAGATAAGGAAACAGCTAAGCGTTATGTTGAAATAGCTAATTTTATGGGATTAGAAGGAAATTCTGATGATGATAAGATCAAGAGTCTTATTGAATATTTACGTGACATGAATGATCAATTAAATATACCACATTGCATAAAAAATTATGGTGCAGATTCTTTCCCAACAGAACAAGGCTTTGTACCAGAAGATGTATTTCTTGAAAGAGTTCATGACATAGCTGTAAATGCCATAGATGATGCTTGTACAGGTTCAAATCCTAGACAACCTTCAGTAGATGAAATGGTTGAGTTATTAAAATGTTGTTATTACGACACAGAAGTAAATTTCTAA
- a CDS encoding alanine/glycine:cation symporter family protein, with the protein MEFFSTLYNVAMSVSDILWSKILIVLLIGAGLYFTIRTKFVQISYFKEQFRILFDKENIAGAKERGAISSFGAFCISTASRVGTGNIAGVAIAVVGGGPGALFWMWLIAIIGSASAFVEATLAQIFKVPNGTASKGGPAYYMEQALGARWLGIIFSILITVTYAFVFNAVQANTMSIALNNSFGVDRTVFAVVIAIISAIVIFGGVQRVSKVAEVIVPILAVLYIVIALFIIFININKMPGLFRDIFVGAFEPRQFVSGTSAGLLSTLLMGAKRGLFSNEAGMGSAPNASATADVEHPVMQGLIQSLGVFTDTIIICSATGFIVLLFSGYASTGDQGILVAQAALHHHLGYFGSIFLAISIFLFAYSSIIGNYYYGESNIQFIFDKTKIGSKIPLNIIRVLVCVFVLYGSMVEMQVVWNLADLFMALMALLNLVVILILGKYAYAALADYRKQRKEGILKPIFYKNTIPELKDKLQMWKNKED; encoded by the coding sequence ATGGAATTTTTCAGTACTTTATATAATGTCGCTATGTCGGTAAGTGACATTCTTTGGTCAAAAATACTGATAGTATTATTAATCGGTGCCGGTTTATACTTTACTATAAGAACTAAATTTGTTCAAATTTCTTATTTTAAAGAACAATTTAGAATACTTTTTGATAAAGAAAATATTGCAGGAGCAAAAGAAAGAGGGGCAATATCTTCTTTTGGTGCATTCTGTATAAGTACCGCTTCAAGAGTTGGTACAGGTAATATAGCAGGTGTTGCTATAGCCGTTGTAGGTGGTGGACCAGGAGCTTTATTCTGGATGTGGTTAATAGCAATTATAGGATCTGCTTCAGCATTCGTGGAAGCTACATTGGCACAGATATTTAAAGTTCCTAATGGAACAGCTTCTAAAGGTGGACCAGCTTATTATATGGAACAAGCACTAGGAGCTAGATGGTTAGGAATTATATTTTCTATCTTAATCACAGTAACTTATGCATTTGTATTTAATGCAGTACAAGCAAATACAATGTCAATAGCATTAAATAATTCATTTGGTGTTGATAGAACTGTGTTTGCAGTTGTAATAGCCATTATTTCTGCTATTGTTATCTTCGGTGGAGTACAGAGAGTATCTAAGGTTGCAGAAGTAATAGTACCTATTCTTGCAGTTCTATACATAGTGATAGCATTATTTATAATTTTTATTAATATTAATAAAATGCCAGGATTATTTAGAGATATATTTGTAGGAGCATTTGAACCTAGACAATTTGTTTCGGGTACAAGCGCAGGTTTATTATCAACATTATTAATGGGTGCTAAAAGAGGTTTATTCTCTAACGAAGCTGGTATGGGTTCCGCACCGAATGCATCCGCAACTGCTGATGTTGAGCATCCAGTAATGCAAGGTCTTATCCAGTCACTAGGTGTATTTACTGATACAATTATAATATGTTCTGCTACAGGATTTATAGTCTTATTATTCTCAGGTTACGCTTCTACTGGCGATCAAGGTATATTAGTTGCACAGGCAGCTTTACATCACCATTTAGGATATTTTGGTAGTATATTCTTGGCTATATCTATATTCTTATTTGCTTATTCTTCAATAATAGGTAACTACTATTATGGAGAATCAAATATACAGTTTATATTTGACAAGACTAAAATTGGTTCTAAAATACCACTTAATATCATAAGAGTTCTAGTATGTGTATTTGTTCTATACGGTTCAATGGTTGAAATGCAAGTTGTATGGAATTTAGCAGATTTATTTATGGCTCTTATGGCACTTTTAAACTTGGTAGTAATTTTAATATTAGGTAAATATGCATATGCTGCTTTAGCTGATTATAGAAAACAGAGAAAAGAAGGAATATTAAAACCAATATTCTATAAAAATACTATTCCTGAATTAAAAGATAAACTTCAAATGTGGAAAAATAAAGAAGATTAA
- the trxA gene encoding thioredoxin encodes MAQVINAQDFNSNVKNKEGVAVIDFFATWCGPCNMLGPVFADLAEERKDDAYFAKVDIDQSMELAQEYKVSTVPTVIFFKDGKEVHREIGFMPKEKISSNLDSIK; translated from the coding sequence ATGGCACAAGTTATAAATGCACAGGATTTTAATTCAAATGTTAAGAATAAAGAAGGAGTAGCTGTAATAGACTTCTTTGCTACATGGTGTGGTCCATGTAATATGTTAGGTCCAGTATTTGCTGACTTAGCAGAAGAAAGAAAGGATGATGCTTATTTTGCTAAAGTTGATATAGATCAATCAATGGAATTAGCCCAAGAATACAAAGTAAGTACAGTACCTACTGTAATCTTCTTTAAGGACGGAAAAGAAGTACATAGAGAAATTGGTTTCATGCCAAAGGAAAAAATTTCATCAAATCTTGATAGTATAAAATAA
- a CDS encoding sensor histidine kinase: MINNNVFAKTQKKIIINIMFLVELFMIIMSIFIYSYFKSSILSTIDNSLLDEYRFVHSVFTQNSIRDPIVLQDPKDIVYIYEDDQIRYYTQNRYFDQSIPKNIQPTKENLETLNYNGYSFRTYTLKEGKYTFKIMRNIDSEMESLSHLIVLLIISDIISLLLVYVIAKYLASKTLKPIEQSWNKQIKFVQDASHELRTPVTIIQSKLESLLKSPESTVEDEAETIATAMREARQLKKMISELLSLSKEESIVKVNNEKINIKELFSDIFESYSEIAEYQNKGFSYSVNMKNNIIVSDRTKLTQLLRILVDNAFKYTEPGDSITILANEKTRDRITLEVKDTGVGISLKDQKHIFDRFFRSDAVRAKDIEGSGIGLSIAKLTAGMLKANIKVKSTINQGTSFFIEIPRGRIMRKK, translated from the coding sequence ATGATAAATAATAATGTATTTGCTAAGACACAAAAAAAGATAATTATAAATATCATGTTTTTGGTTGAATTATTTATGATTATTATGAGTATTTTTATATATTCATATTTTAAAAGTAGCATATTATCTACAATTGATAATTCTCTATTAGATGAATATAGGTTTGTACATTCAGTTTTTACACAAAATTCTATTAGAGATCCCATTGTTCTTCAAGATCCAAAGGACATTGTCTATATTTATGAAGATGATCAAATCAGATATTACACACAGAATAGATATTTTGATCAATCAATACCCAAAAATATACAACCTACAAAAGAAAATTTAGAAACTCTAAATTATAATGGATATAGCTTTAGAACATATACTTTAAAAGAGGGAAAATATACATTCAAGATTATGAGAAATATAGATTCGGAGATGGAAAGCTTAAGCCATCTAATTGTATTGTTGATAATTTCTGATATTATATCATTACTACTAGTATATGTAATTGCTAAATACCTTGCATCAAAAACTTTAAAACCTATAGAACAGTCTTGGAACAAGCAAATAAAATTTGTACAAGATGCTTCACACGAACTGAGAACACCAGTTACAATAATTCAATCAAAACTAGAGAGTTTGCTAAAATCACCTGAGTCCACAGTTGAAGATGAAGCAGAGACCATTGCAACTGCAATGAGAGAAGCTAGACAACTTAAAAAAATGATCAGTGAATTATTATCGCTTTCAAAGGAAGAGTCTATAGTAAAGGTAAATAATGAAAAAATAAATATTAAAGAATTATTTTCCGATATTTTTGAATCTTATAGTGAAATTGCAGAATATCAAAACAAAGGATTTTCCTACTCTGTAAATATGAAAAATAATATAATCGTTAGTGATAGGACTAAACTAACTCAACTACTAAGGATTTTGGTAGATAATGCTTTTAAATATACTGAACCAGGCGATAGTATTACTATACTCGCAAATGAAAAGACAAGAGATAGAATTACTTTAGAAGTTAAAGATACAGGAGTAGGAATAAGTCTAAAAGATCAAAAACATATTTTTGACAGATTTTTCAGAAGTGATGCTGTAAGAGCAAAAGATATAGAAGGTTCTGGAATTGGGCTTTCTATTGCTAAATTGACTGCTGGAATGTTAAAAGCCAATATAAAAGTAAAATCTACGATAAATCAAGGAACCAGCTTTTTTATAGAGATTCCTAGGGGAAGGATTATGAGAAAAAAATAA
- a CDS encoding response regulator transcription factor — protein MKILIIEDNKTLQEDINKELSKHFDTETCADGEEGLYLISQGIYDLVILDLMLPNMDGITILKEARKNGIDTPILILTAKESLDDKMEAFTLGANDYLTKPFYMDELVARTFAILRTNGRIKDNKFLEFKDLQIDSEKSCVYINGEELELQNKQFKLLEYFVLNKGSILLKEQIYDRIWGIDSDATIEIVEVYVSNLRKKLSKFDYDKYIKTKRKVGYILDDK, from the coding sequence ATGAAAATATTAATAATAGAAGATAATAAAACATTACAAGAGGATATAAACAAGGAACTATCTAAGCATTTTGATACTGAAACCTGTGCTGATGGTGAAGAGGGATTATATTTGATTTCTCAAGGAATTTACGATTTAGTAATACTAGACTTAATGTTGCCAAATATGGATGGTATTACAATATTGAAAGAAGCAAGAAAAAATGGCATTGATACACCTATATTAATTCTTACAGCGAAAGAATCTCTAGATGATAAAATGGAAGCTTTTACTTTAGGAGCAAATGACTATCTAACAAAACCATTTTATATGGATGAGTTGGTCGCTAGAACATTTGCAATTTTAAGAACTAATGGTAGAATAAAAGATAATAAATTTCTAGAATTTAAAGATCTTCAAATAGATTCAGAAAAATCTTGCGTTTATATTAATGGAGAAGAGTTAGAATTACAAAATAAGCAATTTAAATTACTTGAATATTTTGTATTAAATAAAGGTTCTATACTATTAAAAGAGCAAATATACGATAGAATATGGGGAATAGATTCTGATGCTACTATAGAAATAGTAGAAGTATATGTAAGTAATCTTAGAAAAAAATTATCTAAATTTGACTATGATAAATATATAAAGACAAAGAGGAAGGTTGGATACATATTAGATGATAAATAA